In a single window of the Bacillus mycoides genome:
- a CDS encoding GNAT family N-acetyltransferase codes for MRIYEATIADLDGLASVFNNYRMFYRQDSDLESAKVFLRNRIERKESVIFVAVEDGEYIGFAQLYPSFSSISMKELWILNDLFVQAAKRGSGTGKKLLEAAKKFALENGAKGVKLQTEIDNLSAQRLYAENGYLRDNRYFHYELTF; via the coding sequence ATGAGAATATATGAGGCAACAATTGCAGATTTAGATGGACTAGCATCAGTTTTTAATAACTATCGTATGTTTTACCGACAAGATTCCGATTTAGAAAGTGCAAAAGTATTTTTAAGAAATCGTATCGAGAGAAAGGAATCCGTTATTTTCGTAGCAGTTGAAGACGGTGAATATATTGGATTCGCGCAATTATATCCATCATTTTCTTCCATTTCAATGAAAGAATTATGGATTTTAAATGATCTGTTTGTACAAGCGGCGAAGCGCGGATCTGGAACAGGTAAAAAATTATTAGAAGCTGCTAAAAAATTCGCATTAGAAAATGGCGCAAAAGGTGTAAAATTACAAACAGAGATTGATAATTTATCAGCACAGCGATTATATGCTGAAAATGGTTATTTGAGAGATAATCGTTATTTCCATTATGAATTAACATTTTAA
- a CDS encoding serine hydrolase: MSKIETPVMTSLQTTVEKMMKDLNVPGAAVAVIKDGDVILSEGFGYRNIETKEPVTPSTRFAIGSSTKAFGTLSLSLLAQQKKFNWDTPVQSYIPNFSLSELLASSQVTGRDLASHRTGVSRHEALWYSSSLSRKDLVEKIKHLQLDAPFRTAFLYNNLMYATISYIVENITNQTWEQYATEHILEPLNMRHTNFSVTDSQTTDDYALPYIENEDEIKEVPFRNIDTVGAAGCINSTIEDMANWVLLHLNEGKFGDHELISSELLQQMYTPHNSIPDQPILSLPESPLNSYGLGWFISAYRGNKVVHHGGNIDGFSALVSFIPNENIGLVILTNAGGTLLPTYLANQIYDELLELESIDWHKRAVEDTEKMKEMMKEATESLPEQIKGTTPSHKLEDYTGTFEHPAYGTLQIYKRDDSLNVQFMEMDIQLGHHHYDIFSAEVELFQMKMSLLFAYEMSVSGEFPSLQLHVPATLSTQPLTFKKI; the protein is encoded by the coding sequence ATGTCTAAAATTGAAACTCCTGTTATGACTTCGTTACAAACAACGGTTGAAAAAATGATGAAGGATTTAAACGTTCCTGGTGCTGCTGTAGCTGTTATAAAAGACGGTGACGTTATTCTTTCAGAAGGTTTCGGATATCGAAATATAGAAACAAAAGAACCTGTTACACCGAGTACTCGGTTCGCAATTGGTTCCTCAACGAAAGCTTTTGGCACACTTTCATTAAGCTTGTTGGCACAGCAAAAAAAGTTTAATTGGGATACTCCTGTCCAGTCTTATATACCTAACTTCTCTTTATCTGAACTACTTGCTAGCTCACAAGTTACAGGACGAGATTTGGCTTCCCATCGTACTGGGGTAAGTCGTCATGAGGCTCTTTGGTACAGCTCTTCCTTATCTCGAAAAGATCTCGTTGAAAAAATAAAACATTTACAACTTGATGCACCGTTCCGCACAGCATTTCTTTATAACAACTTAATGTATGCAACAATTAGCTACATTGTTGAAAACATTACAAATCAAACATGGGAGCAATACGCTACAGAACATATTTTAGAACCTTTAAATATGAGACATACAAATTTCTCTGTTACAGATTCACAAACTACAGATGATTATGCTTTACCTTACATTGAAAATGAAGATGAAATAAAAGAAGTTCCATTCCGTAACATCGATACAGTCGGCGCTGCTGGATGTATTAATTCTACAATTGAAGATATGGCAAATTGGGTACTTCTTCACTTAAACGAAGGAAAGTTTGGAGATCATGAATTAATCTCCTCTGAATTATTACAACAAATGTATACACCACACAATTCAATTCCAGATCAACCGATTTTATCACTTCCCGAATCTCCATTAAATAGTTACGGACTTGGTTGGTTTATTAGCGCTTATCGTGGTAATAAGGTGGTTCATCATGGCGGTAATATTGATGGATTTTCAGCGCTCGTTTCATTCATACCAAATGAAAACATAGGCCTTGTCATTTTAACAAATGCTGGAGGCACATTACTTCCTACTTATCTCGCTAATCAAATTTATGATGAACTACTTGAATTAGAATCCATTGATTGGCATAAACGTGCTGTAGAAGATACTGAAAAAATGAAGGAAATGATGAAAGAAGCAACTGAATCACTTCCTGAACAAATTAAAGGAACTACACCTTCTCACAAGTTAGAGGATTATACTGGTACTTTTGAACATCCTGCATACGGAACATTACAAATATACAAGCGAGATGATTCGTTAAATGTACAATTTATGGAGATGGATATTCAATTAGGGCATCATCATTACGACATCTTCTCCGCAGAAGTTGAGTTATTCCAAATGAAAATGAGTTTATTATTCGCTTATGAAATGAGTGTGAGTGGTGAATTCCCATCCCTTCAGTTACATGTACCAGCTACGTTAAGTACTCAGCCGCTTACATTTAAGAAAATTTAA
- a CDS encoding aspartate/glutamate racemase family protein, translating into MKTIGLIGGMSWESTSEYYRILNEEIKSRLGGLHSAKCLINSVDFEEIERFQSNGDWDGAGEVLGNAAYSLQKGGADFIIICTNTMHKVVEKIKENINIPVLHIADTTAKEIKRKGIQTIGLLGTKYTMEQDFYKLRIEENHIKVMVPSKKDRDKINEVIYTELCLGKITPQSREYYKRVIEELVQEGAQGIILGCTEIGLLIKQEDVSIPIFDTTHIHAVEAVNFALQNRL; encoded by the coding sequence ATGAAAACGATAGGGCTTATAGGTGGTATGAGTTGGGAATCGACTTCGGAATATTATCGAATTTTAAATGAAGAGATAAAAAGTAGATTAGGAGGATTACACTCAGCAAAATGTTTGATTAATAGTGTGGATTTTGAAGAGATAGAACGATTCCAGTCTAACGGGGATTGGGATGGAGCAGGGGAAGTATTAGGGAATGCGGCGTATTCATTGCAGAAGGGAGGAGCAGATTTTATAATCATTTGCACAAATACAATGCATAAAGTAGTGGAGAAAATAAAAGAGAATATTAACATCCCCGTATTGCATATTGCTGATACTACTGCAAAAGAAATTAAAAGAAAAGGTATTCAAACGATTGGTCTACTTGGAACAAAATATACAATGGAGCAAGATTTTTATAAGTTACGCATAGAAGAGAATCATATAAAAGTAATGGTTCCATCAAAAAAGGATAGAGATAAGATAAACGAAGTAATATATACAGAATTGTGTTTAGGAAAGATAACACCTCAATCTAGAGAGTATTATAAAAGAGTTATAGAAGAGCTAGTACAAGAAGGGGCACAAGGAATCATATTAGGTTGTACAGAAATAGGATTATTAATAAAGCAGGAAGACGTATCAATACCGATATTTGACACAACTCATATACATGCAGTTGAAGCAGTTAATTTCGCTTTACAAAATAGATTATAA
- a CDS encoding ABC transporter permease, with translation MIKKQFYKRLRHELQRKWKSIRSVTDWTVALYIIIPALIFMGIYYRSLWTETLSMEETVYFGLGLLAFYLVTYSRGVRSFFEQADSLFLISYPTHMRKLIQYGMIYTFIRIAITNVMVVVVMLPVLMKSIGATKIQIVLFWTFFTVFRFMLSLLTRFIHIRVGKRWLLWIIKNVIFSISLSFFGLSLFLIYKNPFYSILCIGLAVFLIIVLIKEKLNYKNCFFKEVEKEKEESMRWTSGIMQVGGHAAKPSSSSKKPWMFPHSKRLLGKKADSRIVESFLKEFFRTSSARIFYIQIVCISTVSIMMSPRWIAAIILVFTLVAISRYARDYWNEFTKKMFLHLYCDEGKLLLLRWKADRYLLLPVILLYGIVILSHFYLLPAVIAGIIFIVWIGWIVFLP, from the coding sequence ATGATTAAAAAACAATTTTATAAAAGATTACGCCATGAACTCCAGCGGAAATGGAAGTCCATACGTTCGGTAACAGATTGGACAGTTGCGTTATATATAATTATTCCAGCACTTATATTTATGGGAATCTATTATCGATCACTATGGACGGAAACATTATCGATGGAAGAGACTGTGTATTTCGGATTAGGTTTACTCGCATTTTATCTTGTAACATATTCGAGAGGTGTACGCTCGTTTTTTGAACAAGCAGATAGCTTATTTTTAATTTCGTATCCAACTCATATGCGAAAATTAATTCAGTACGGCATGATATATACATTTATTCGAATAGCGATAACGAATGTAATGGTAGTAGTTGTTATGTTACCAGTGTTAATGAAAAGTATCGGAGCGACAAAGATACAAATCGTATTATTTTGGACATTCTTTACTGTATTTCGATTTATGTTGTCGTTGTTGACGAGATTTATTCATATACGTGTGGGGAAACGATGGCTACTATGGATTATAAAAAATGTAATATTTTCTATAAGTCTATCCTTTTTTGGATTGAGTCTGTTTCTTATTTATAAAAATCCATTTTATTCTATACTATGTATCGGTCTAGCAGTTTTTCTAATTATCGTATTGATAAAAGAAAAACTAAATTATAAAAATTGCTTTTTTAAAGAAGTTGAGAAAGAGAAAGAAGAAAGTATGCGCTGGACGAGTGGGATTATGCAAGTTGGTGGTCATGCGGCTAAACCGAGTAGTTCGAGTAAAAAACCGTGGATGTTCCCACATTCTAAAAGACTTTTAGGGAAAAAAGCTGATTCGCGTATCGTTGAATCTTTTTTGAAAGAATTTTTCCGTACAAGTAGTGCACGAATATTTTATATTCAAATTGTATGTATAAGCACGGTAAGTATTATGATGAGTCCGAGGTGGATTGCAGCTATTATCCTCGTATTTACGTTAGTTGCAATTTCTCGTTATGCACGCGATTATTGGAATGAATTTACGAAAAAAATGTTTCTACATTTATATTGTGATGAAGGCAAATTACTATTGTTAAGATGGAAGGCAGATCGCTATTTATTACTTCCAGTAATACTTTTGTATGGAATAGTTATACTTTCTCATTTTTATTTATTACCAGCTGTAATTGCCGGGATTATTTTTATAGTATGGATTGGTTGGATTGTATTTTTACCATAG
- a CDS encoding SAM-dependent methyltransferase has product MFSVQPIAFVHNERKEIKDDEWGEVRSCITLTELYTEESIQGIEDFSHIEVVFYFHKVTDEQIQYFARHPRNNNDYPKVGIFAQRGKNRPNRIGVTIVKVIKREGKSIIVEGLDAIDGTPILDIKPIMKEFMPKEEIQQPKWVTDIMRKYWKGNGVK; this is encoded by the coding sequence ATGTTTTCAGTTCAACCAATCGCATTTGTACATAATGAAAGAAAGGAAATAAAAGATGACGAATGGGGAGAAGTAAGATCCTGTATTACTTTAACTGAATTGTATACAGAGGAAAGTATACAAGGGATTGAAGATTTTTCTCATATTGAAGTTGTTTTTTATTTTCATAAAGTAACGGATGAACAAATTCAATATTTTGCTAGACATCCTAGAAATAATAATGATTATCCTAAAGTAGGTATTTTTGCACAGCGCGGGAAAAATCGCCCGAATCGCATAGGTGTAACAATTGTAAAAGTGATAAAAAGAGAAGGTAAATCAATTATTGTTGAGGGGTTAGATGCTATTGATGGTACCCCTATATTGGACATAAAGCCAATAATGAAAGAGTTTATGCCGAAAGAAGAAATACAACAGCCTAAATGGGTAACGGATATAATGAGAAAGTATTGGAAGGGGAATGGAGTAAAATGA
- a CDS encoding aminoglycoside phosphotransferase family protein, which translates to MKTITARQNNIQIVKDAANIEEISKGFSPDKKYIITTIEDEKYLLRTGDIKEFERKKIEFQILNEMQKRSVQAQKPIEMGLLEEEGLCYGVFSYIEGEDAKKLLPTYTPKEQYDIGIEAGKDLAKMHTYEAPKDIFPWYERAMKKHRKYLVAYKTCGIKIKNDDKIIKFIDDNEMYLQNRPNRFQHDDFHLENIIVRDGKYVGVVDFNGYDWGDPLHDFVKIALFARDISIPYSIGQIEGYFNGRIPEEFWKLYAVYVGMTVFSSVVWSLRAAPHMLDDTLERLTIVLKDHKNFELSKPIWFDSEMINEE; encoded by the coding sequence ATGAAGACAATTACAGCACGGCAAAACAATATACAAATAGTAAAAGATGCAGCAAATATTGAAGAAATCTCTAAAGGTTTCTCTCCTGATAAAAAATATATCATTACGACTATTGAAGATGAAAAGTATTTGTTACGGACAGGCGATATAAAAGAGTTTGAAAGAAAGAAAATAGAGTTTCAAATTTTAAATGAAATGCAAAAACGTAGTGTGCAAGCACAAAAGCCAATTGAAATGGGTTTGTTGGAAGAAGAAGGTTTATGCTACGGTGTTTTTTCGTATATAGAAGGAGAAGATGCGAAGAAGTTGTTGCCGACATATACGCCAAAAGAACAATATGATATAGGTATAGAGGCAGGCAAAGATTTAGCAAAAATGCATACATATGAAGCTCCTAAGGATATATTTCCATGGTATGAAAGAGCAATGAAAAAACACCGGAAATATTTAGTGGCATATAAAACATGTGGAATAAAAATAAAAAATGATGATAAAATCATAAAGTTTATAGATGATAATGAAATGTATTTACAAAACCGCCCAAATCGATTTCAACACGATGATTTTCATTTAGAAAATATAATTGTGCGGGATGGGAAATATGTAGGTGTTGTTGATTTTAATGGATACGACTGGGGCGATCCACTTCATGATTTCGTGAAAATTGCACTATTTGCAAGGGACATTAGTATTCCGTATTCAATTGGACAAATAGAAGGATACTTTAATGGTAGAATACCAGAGGAGTTTTGGAAATTATATGCGGTGTACGTTGGCATGACAGTTTTCTCATCAGTTGTCTGGTCCTTACGAGCAGCACCGCATATGTTAGATGATACGTTAGAACGTCTTACTATAGTTTTAAAGGATCATAAAAACTTTGAATTATCGAAGCCGATTTGGTTTGATAGTGAAATGATAAATGAAGAATAG
- a CDS encoding HAD-IIIA family hydrolase: MTNIKAIFIDRDGTIGGDTTIHYPGSFTLFPFTKAALQKLKAQNIKIFSFTNQPGIADGIATVADFVQELEGFGFDDIYVCPHKHGDGCECRKPSTGMLLKAAEKHELDLTECAIVGDRWTDIVAGEKVNATTILVRTGAGYDALHTYRDKWAHIEPNYIAENFEDATNWVLNQL, from the coding sequence ATGACAAACATTAAAGCAATTTTCATTGATCGTGACGGTACAATTGGCGGCGACACTACAATACATTATCCTGGATCTTTTACATTATTCCCCTTTACAAAAGCAGCTCTGCAAAAACTAAAAGCTCAAAATATAAAAATTTTCTCTTTCACAAATCAACCAGGTATCGCGGATGGAATAGCGACTGTAGCTGATTTTGTACAAGAATTAGAAGGTTTCGGTTTTGATGATATTTACGTTTGTCCTCATAAACACGGGGATGGTTGTGAATGCCGTAAACCAAGTACAGGCATGCTTCTTAAAGCAGCGGAAAAACATGAGCTAGATTTAACAGAATGTGCTATAGTTGGTGATCGTTGGACTGATATTGTAGCAGGAGAAAAAGTGAATGCAACAACGATATTAGTACGAACAGGCGCTGGATACGATGCTTTACATACGTACCGAGACAAGTGGGCACATATTGAGCCAAACTACATTGCAGAAAACTTTGAAGATGCAACAAACTGGGTTTTAAATCAACTATAA
- a CDS encoding thymidylate synthase — translation MKHAEYEYLNLCRHVMEHGTKKEDRTGTGTVSVFGYQMRFDLSKGFPLLTTKRVPFRLVASELLWFMKGDTNIRYLLQHNNNIWNEWAFKSWVEGDEYTGPDMTDFGLRSQQDEEFKVQYDEQMELFKKNVLEDDDFSNKYGYLGDVYGKQWRAWKTTAGETLDQLKDVIEMIKKTPDSRRLIVSAWNPEDVPSMALPPCHTLFQFYVADGKLSCQLYQRSGDIFLGIPFNIASYSLLTHLIAHECGLEVGEFVHTIGDAHIYTNHFEQVEKQLAREPHPFPKLTLNPDVKSVFDFEMEDLTIEGYDPHPAIKAPVAV, via the coding sequence ATGAAACATGCTGAATATGAATACTTAAATTTATGCCGCCATGTAATGGAGCACGGTACGAAGAAAGAAGATCGTACAGGGACAGGAACTGTATCTGTATTTGGATATCAAATGCGTTTTGATCTGAGTAAAGGGTTTCCTTTATTAACGACAAAGAGAGTCCCGTTTCGCCTTGTAGCAAGTGAACTGCTTTGGTTTATGAAAGGTGATACAAATATTCGTTATTTATTGCAACATAATAATAATATTTGGAATGAATGGGCATTTAAGAGCTGGGTAGAAGGTGACGAATATACTGGCCCTGACATGACTGATTTTGGTCTTCGTTCACAACAAGATGAGGAATTTAAAGTGCAGTACGATGAGCAAATGGAATTGTTTAAAAAGAACGTTCTAGAAGATGATGATTTTTCGAATAAATATGGTTATTTAGGAGACGTATACGGAAAGCAATGGCGTGCTTGGAAAACGACAGCTGGTGAGACACTTGATCAATTAAAAGATGTAATTGAAATGATTAAAAAAACGCCAGACTCACGTCGCCTAATTGTTTCTGCTTGGAATCCTGAAGATGTACCAAGTATGGCATTACCGCCTTGTCATACGCTATTCCAATTTTATGTAGCGGATGGCAAACTTTCTTGTCAGCTATATCAAAGAAGTGGAGATATATTCCTTGGCATTCCATTTAACATTGCAAGCTATTCACTTCTAACACATTTAATAGCACATGAATGTGGTCTTGAAGTAGGAGAGTTTGTTCATACAATTGGTGATGCACATATTTATACGAATCATTTTGAACAAGTCGAAAAGCAGTTGGCACGTGAACCACACCCGTTCCCTAAACTTACATTAAATCCAGATGTGAAATCTGTGTTTGATTTTGAGATGGAAGATTTAACGATTGAAGGATATGATCCACACCCAGCGATTAAAGCACCGGTTGCAGTGTAA
- a CDS encoding GNAT family N-acetyltransferase, whose product MPFQIREAMIDDIDTLCSLTKELKGSSISYEDMNNRLQFVHMSPFDFLYVYEEEETIFGLLGFRIRENLEDVTRYGEISIISVDSTIRRKGIGQVLMNYAEQLAKKHNCIGTWLVSGTKRVEAHPFYKKLGYEVNGYRFVKHF is encoded by the coding sequence ATGCCTTTTCAAATTCGTGAAGCGATGATAGATGATATAGATACACTTTGTTCTTTAACAAAAGAATTAAAAGGTTCCTCTATTTCCTATGAAGATATGAACAACCGATTGCAATTCGTACACATGAGTCCTTTTGATTTTTTATATGTTTATGAGGAAGAAGAAACTATATTTGGATTACTTGGGTTTCGTATACGCGAAAATTTAGAAGATGTAACTCGTTATGGAGAAATTTCAATTATTAGCGTCGATTCCACAATACGGCGGAAAGGCATTGGACAAGTGTTAATGAATTATGCAGAACAGTTAGCAAAGAAGCATAATTGCATTGGAACATGGCTAGTTAGCGGAACAAAAAGAGTGGAAGCACATCCTTTTTACAAAAAATTAGGTTATGAAGTAAATGGATATCGATTTGTAAAACATTTTTAA
- a CDS encoding VOC family protein, translated as MNTLRAGIHHIEFWVANLEESISFYDKLFLIIGWRKLNEVAYSTGESEIYFKEVDGEIVRTLGPRHICYQAIRREVVDEVADFLASTKVKVIRGPIEMSHYSDGYYTIDFYDPNGFIIEVAYTPNVEM; from the coding sequence ATGAATACACTTCGAGCAGGTATTCATCATATTGAATTTTGGGTCGCGAATTTAGAGGAGTCTATTTCTTTTTATGATAAATTGTTTTTGATAATTGGATGGAGAAAGTTAAATGAAGTAGCATATAGTACGGGAGAAAGTGAAATATATTTTAAAGAGGTGGACGGGGAAATTGTAAGGACTTTAGGGCCTAGACATATTTGTTACCAAGCTATTCGTAGAGAAGTAGTTGATGAAGTAGCAGATTTTCTTGCTAGTACAAAAGTGAAGGTAATACGTGGTCCGATAGAAATGAGTCATTATTCGGACGGATACTATACTATTGATTTTTACGATCCGAATGGATTTATTATAGAAGTAGCGTATACACCAAATGTAGAAATGTAA
- a CDS encoding HAD family hydrolase, with amino-acid sequence MQKYIVFDFDGTLVDSQNIFVPIYNQLAEKHGYKTVREEEIEYLRKLTMPERCKQLDVPLYKLPILALEFYKLYQPAIKDLVLFHRMKDVLDELHKKGYGIAVISSNSEEHIRAFLHNNGIENIQEVYCSKNLFGKDKMIKRFLKSKKITEQDMLYVGDEQRDVAACKKAGVNVIWVSWGYDVIETVEKDAPDYMVHTPMEILQVVQGAHS; translated from the coding sequence ATGCAAAAATATATCGTTTTTGACTTTGATGGCACATTAGTAGATTCACAAAATATATTTGTACCGATTTATAATCAACTTGCTGAAAAGCACGGATATAAAACGGTAAGGGAAGAAGAAATTGAGTATTTACGTAAATTAACGATGCCAGAGAGATGTAAGCAACTCGATGTACCACTGTATAAACTACCGATATTAGCGCTGGAGTTTTATAAATTGTATCAACCTGCTATAAAAGATCTCGTTTTGTTCCATAGGATGAAGGATGTATTAGATGAATTACATAAAAAAGGCTACGGGATTGCCGTCATATCATCGAACTCAGAAGAGCATATTCGGGCGTTTTTACACAATAATGGTATCGAAAATATTCAAGAAGTGTATTGTTCTAAAAATTTATTTGGTAAAGACAAAATGATAAAAAGATTTTTAAAATCAAAAAAAATAACAGAGCAAGATATGTTATATGTCGGTGATGAACAGCGAGACGTAGCAGCGTGTAAAAAGGCTGGTGTGAACGTAATTTGGGTATCTTGGGGATATGATGTCATTGAAACAGTAGAAAAAGATGCACCAGATTATATGGTTCATACGCCTATGGAAATTTTACAAGTCGTACAGGGGGCACATTCTTAA
- a CDS encoding ABC transporter ATP-binding protein gives MLKVNIRSAGYEIGEKTIHDIAFSIEKGELVALIGANGAGKSTTIKTMLGLLVNMNGEISFGEKKNPYAYVPEHPTYYEYLTLWEHIELLMAARENEVGSWEREAEELLHMFRMDKHKHEYLSKFSKGMKQKSMLILAFLTKPDFYIIDEPFIGLDPVATKEFLSYLYKEKERGAGILLCTHVLDTAERICERFLLISQGTLVADGHLESIQTLAEMPGSSLLDCFDVIVRREQHD, from the coding sequence ATGTTGAAGGTGAATATCCGCTCAGCTGGATATGAAATAGGTGAAAAAACAATTCATGATATTGCTTTTTCAATTGAAAAAGGTGAATTAGTTGCTCTTATTGGCGCAAATGGTGCCGGGAAAAGTACTACGATTAAAACGATGCTAGGCTTACTTGTAAATATGAATGGTGAAATATCATTTGGTGAAAAGAAAAATCCGTATGCATATGTGCCAGAACATCCAACATATTATGAGTATTTGACGCTCTGGGAACATATTGAATTATTAATGGCTGCTCGTGAGAATGAAGTAGGAAGCTGGGAAAGGGAAGCTGAAGAATTATTACATATGTTTCGAATGGATAAGCATAAGCATGAGTATTTATCAAAGTTTTCAAAAGGTATGAAACAAAAATCGATGCTTATATTGGCGTTTTTAACTAAGCCAGATTTTTATATAATTGACGAACCTTTTATCGGATTAGATCCAGTAGCTACGAAAGAGTTTTTAAGTTATTTATATAAAGAAAAAGAGCGCGGGGCAGGAATTTTACTTTGTACGCACGTATTGGATACTGCTGAAAGAATTTGCGAAAGATTTTTGCTCATTTCACAAGGTACATTAGTTGCAGATGGACATTTAGAGTCTATTCAAACGTTAGCAGAAATGCCAGGGAGTTCATTATTAGACTGTTTTGATGTAATCGTAAGGCGTGAACAGCATGATTAA
- a CDS encoding YpjP family protein, which yields MPNWFRKTLVALITVFTFGLVTPPSILLDNAKAADKPTSTAGQQNLESTSYTYEETNDRLTTDTFVNYAMQEAEKQSMQKFGSKIGPVIEDEFKDVVLPKIEEAIAELANDVPEESLQSLAISQRPAGGNNEKIFHVYDTKSGNDLLRFHVRRDHPPQDGYYFNFHYHRFDDGYSGHHELGNIYWNTNVPPKWLS from the coding sequence ATGCCAAATTGGTTTAGAAAAACCTTAGTCGCATTAATTACCGTATTTACGTTTGGTTTAGTGACGCCTCCTTCCATATTACTTGATAATGCCAAAGCTGCGGACAAGCCTACGAGCACAGCTGGGCAACAAAATTTGGAGAGTACGTCCTATACATATGAAGAAACAAATGATAGGTTAACCACCGATACTTTTGTTAACTATGCGATGCAAGAAGCAGAGAAGCAATCTATGCAAAAATTCGGCTCTAAAATTGGGCCTGTAATTGAAGATGAATTTAAAGATGTTGTATTACCTAAAATTGAAGAGGCAATTGCGGAACTTGCAAATGATGTGCCAGAAGAATCGTTACAATCATTAGCGATTTCTCAAAGACCGGCTGGCGGAAATAATGAAAAGATTTTTCATGTTTATGACACGAAATCAGGAAATGACTTACTGCGATTTCATGTGAGGAGAGATCATCCACCGCAAGATGGATATTATTTTAATTTCCACTATCATCGTTTTGATGATGGATATTCAGGACACCATGAGTTAGGAAATATTTATTGGAATACGAATGTACCGCCGAAATGGTTGTCTTAA